The following are from one region of the Melitaea cinxia chromosome 7, ilMelCinx1.1, whole genome shotgun sequence genome:
- the LOC123655106 gene encoding uncharacterized protein LOC123655106 yields the protein MNIRCQVDLIDFQTQPDGNFKFIMVYQDHLTKFVLLRALQCKRAAEVAYHLNDIFLTIGAPCILQSNNGRKFVNNVISELARHSQSQGSVERANQAIENMIGSWMNENVSTKWKLIKDDRNVNLTEDRNDNVVEVSNREKVSSSENDIHKARTTAAENLVKHAKKMKATSDKSHPPANIGDNVTIPIPDVDKGKGDLRNIIGVILQKNDETILSEFGICNQTFLEVADVNQGSEISLRTAATKHSVGSGQGFDQLVWPGLNWSILSGLGQISLD from the exons ATGAATATTAGGTGCCAGGTAGATCTGATCGATTTTCAGACACAGCCAgatggaaattttaaatttattatggtttaccAAGACCATCTAACAAAATTTGTTCTGCTTCGCGCTCTACAATGTAAGAGGGCGGCAGAGGTGGCTTACCATTTGAATGATATATTTCTAACTATAGGAGCGCCGTGCATTCTTCAATCTAATAACGGTaggaaatttgtaaataatgttataagtgAGCTTGCCAGACACAGTCAAAGCCAGGGCTCAGTTGAACGTGCCAATCAAGCTATTGAGAATATGATAGGGTCTTGGATGAATGAGAACGTTTCAACGAAATG GAAGCTAATAAAAGATGATCGTAATGTTAACCTAACAGAAGATAGAAATGATAACGTTGTCGAAGTTAGTAATCGAGAAAAAGTTTCTTCATCTGAAAATGACATTCATAAAGCTAGAACAACTGCAGCAGAAAATCTTGTAAAACACGCTAAGAAAATGAAAGCTACTTCTGACAAGTCTCATCCACCTGCCAACATTGGAGATAATGTGACTATACCGATTCCAGATGTTGACAAAGGCAAAGGTGATCTCAGAAACATTATTGGAGTTATTCTTCAGAAAAATGACGAAACAATATT atCAGAATTCGGTATTTGCAATCAAACTTTTTTAGAGGTAGCAGATGTAAACCAAGGCTCTGAAATATCGTTAAGGACTGCAGCTACGAAACATTCAGTTGGATCAGGCCAAGGTTTT GATCAACTGGTTTGGCCTGGCCTAAACTGGTCTATCCTATCGGGCTTAGGACAAATTAGTTTGGACTAG